A genomic stretch from Anaerococcus mediterraneensis includes:
- a CDS encoding V-type ATP synthase subunit A codes for MNIGKITKVSGPLIEAEGLSDANIYDVVEVSKDKLIGEIIEMRGDVASIQVYEETTGIGPGDEVRSTGRPLSVELGPGMLERMYDGIQRPLEKLEDLAGNFLTRGVTSPALDREKLWEFSPILQVGDEVVSGDVLGTVEETTVITHKIMVPNGIKGKIKDIKAGDFTVSDTIAVVETEDGDKELNMIQYWPVRRPRPIKDKIDPNEPLITGQRVIDTFFPVAKGGTAAIPGPFGSGKTVVQHQIAKFADADIVVYVGCGERGNEMTDVLNEFPELVDPKTGESIMKRTVLIANTSNMPVAAREASIYTGVTLAEYYRDMGYNVAMMADSTSRWAEALREMSGRLEEMPGDEGYPAYLASRVAEFYERAGKVEVLGNRDEIGTLSLIGAVSPPGGDLSEPVTQATLRIVKVFWGLDYDLSYQRHFPAINWLTSYSLYQDKMDNFIDSNVEEDFSTHRKRAMSLLQQESGLLEVVRLVGRDALSDDDKLKLNVTKSIREDYLQQNAFHDVDTYCSLAKQDKMLSTILYNYDKSLEALGAGVELKEIENLDVVEQITRLKLISEDNLDRFDEIKKMIDSQIEELIRRA; via the coding sequence TTGAATATAGGTAAAATTACTAAAGTATCTGGACCACTAATAGAGGCAGAGGGTTTATCTGATGCCAATATCTATGACGTGGTTGAGGTATCAAAAGATAAGCTCATCGGCGAAATAATAGAGATGAGAGGGGATGTCGCAAGTATCCAGGTATATGAAGAAACAACTGGTATAGGCCCTGGCGATGAGGTTAGATCAACAGGTAGACCTCTATCAGTAGAGCTTGGACCAGGTATGCTTGAGAGAATGTATGATGGCATCCAAAGACCACTTGAAAAACTTGAAGACCTAGCAGGCAACTTCCTAACAAGGGGAGTGACTTCCCCAGCCCTAGATAGGGAAAAACTTTGGGAATTTTCTCCAATCCTACAAGTAGGAGATGAGGTTGTAAGCGGTGATGTGTTGGGTACTGTAGAAGAAACTACAGTTATAACCCACAAAATCATGGTACCAAATGGTATCAAGGGCAAAATCAAAGATATAAAAGCAGGAGACTTTACCGTTTCCGATACCATAGCAGTTGTAGAAACTGAAGATGGGGATAAAGAATTAAACATGATCCAATACTGGCCAGTTAGGAGACCTCGTCCAATAAAAGACAAGATCGATCCAAATGAACCACTTATAACAGGCCAAAGGGTTATCGATACATTTTTCCCAGTTGCCAAGGGCGGTACAGCTGCAATCCCAGGACCATTTGGTTCAGGAAAAACAGTTGTCCAACACCAGATAGCAAAATTTGCTGATGCTGACATAGTAGTTTATGTTGGTTGTGGTGAACGTGGTAACGAGATGACCGACGTACTTAATGAATTCCCAGAGCTTGTCGACCCAAAAACTGGCGAATCTATCATGAAACGTACAGTTCTTATAGCAAATACATCAAACATGCCAGTAGCTGCTAGGGAGGCCTCTATTTATACAGGTGTAACCCTTGCAGAATACTACAGAGACATGGGCTACAACGTAGCTATGATGGCTGACTCTACCAGCCGTTGGGCGGAGGCTCTTCGTGAGATGAGTGGTCGTCTAGAAGAGATGCCTGGTGATGAGGGATATCCAGCATATCTAGCATCTAGAGTTGCAGAGTTTTACGAAAGAGCAGGTAAGGTTGAGGTTTTAGGAAATAGAGATGAGATAGGCACCCTATCCCTAATAGGAGCGGTATCTCCTCCAGGTGGAGACCTTTCAGAACCAGTAACTCAGGCTACACTTCGTATAGTAAAAGTATTCTGGGGTCTAGATTATGATTTGTCTTACCAAAGACACTTCCCAGCTATCAACTGGCTAACATCATACTCACTCTACCAAGACAAGATGGATAATTTCATAGATTCTAATGTAGAAGAAGATTTCTCAACCCACAGAAAACGTGCCATGAGTCTTCTCCAACAAGAATCAGGCCTACTAGAGGTAGTTAGACTTGTTGGTCGTGATGCCCTATCAGATGATGACAAACTTAAACTAAATGTAACAAAATCTATCAGAGAGGACTATCTCCAACAAAACGCCTTCCACGATGTGGATACCTACTGCTCACTTGCCAAACAAGACAAGATGCTAAGCACTATTCTTTATAACTATGACAAGAGCCTAGAGGCCCTAGGAGCAGGAGTAGAGCTAAAAGAAATAGAAAATCTTGATGTAGTAGAACAGATTACAAGACTAAAACTAATAAGCGAAGACAATCTTGACAGATTTGACGAGATCAAAAAAATGATTGACAGCCAAATCGAAGAACTTATAAGGAGGGCATAA
- a CDS encoding V-type ATP synthase subunit B, with product MLKEYRTVSEVVGPLMLVEGVEGISFEELVDIKLHTGEHRRGRVIEVDKDKAMVQLFEGSTGINLESTSVRFLGRPLELAVSEDMIGRAFNGLGESIDDGPEIIPEDKRDVNGTAINPVSRDYPSEFIQTGISTIDGLNTLVRGQKLPIFSGNGLPHNQVAAQIARQAKVLGDDEGFAVVFAAIGITFEEAQFFMDDFKKTGAIDRSVLFMNLADDPAIERLSTPKMALTCAEYLAFEKDMQVLVIMTDMTNYAEALREVSAARKEVPGRRGYPGYLYTDLSTIYERAGKLRGKPGTITQIPILSMPEDDITHPIPDLTGYITEGQIILDRSLYNQGAQPPVSILPSLSRLKDKGIGKGKTREDHADTMNQIYAAYASGVDARELQKILGDSALSDADLAFAKFAKAFEEEYINQGYYTNRSIEETLDLGWKLLKIIPRSELKRIDDALIEKYMD from the coding sequence ATGTTAAAAGAATATAGAACAGTTTCTGAAGTCGTAGGCCCTCTTATGCTAGTAGAGGGAGTTGAGGGAATCAGCTTCGAGGAGCTAGTAGATATAAAACTTCACACAGGAGAACACCGCAGGGGCAGGGTTATAGAAGTCGACAAAGACAAGGCTATGGTTCAGCTTTTTGAGGGATCTACAGGTATCAACCTAGAAAGTACATCTGTTAGGTTTTTGGGTAGGCCACTAGAGCTTGCAGTCAGCGAGGACATGATTGGTCGTGCCTTCAATGGGCTTGGAGAATCTATAGATGATGGCCCAGAGATAATACCAGAGGATAAGAGAGATGTAAATGGTACAGCTATAAACCCAGTTTCTAGGGACTACCCATCAGAATTTATCCAAACAGGTATTTCTACAATTGACGGCCTAAATACCCTTGTAAGGGGACAAAAGCTTCCAATATTTTCTGGAAACGGTCTTCCACACAACCAAGTAGCAGCTCAGATTGCTAGACAAGCCAAGGTTCTAGGTGATGATGAGGGCTTCGCTGTAGTTTTTGCAGCTATCGGTATAACCTTTGAGGAAGCCCAATTCTTTATGGATGACTTCAAAAAGACAGGAGCTATCGACCGTTCAGTCTTATTTATGAACCTAGCTGATGACCCAGCTATAGAGCGTCTATCTACACCAAAGATGGCCCTTACCTGTGCAGAATACCTTGCCTTTGAAAAAGATATGCAAGTTTTGGTTATCATGACAGACATGACCAACTACGCTGAGGCCCTTCGTGAGGTATCAGCAGCTAGAAAAGAAGTCCCAGGTCGTCGTGGTTATCCAGGATACCTATATACAGACCTTTCTACAATCTATGAAAGAGCTGGAAAACTTCGTGGCAAACCAGGAACTATCACACAGATTCCGATCCTATCCATGCCAGAAGATGATATCACCCACCCAATACCAGACCTTACAGGCTATATAACAGAAGGACAGATAATCCTTGACCGTTCTTTGTACAACCAAGGGGCCCAACCACCAGTATCAATCCTTCCATCCCTATCCAGACTTAAAGATAAGGGTATAGGCAAGGGCAAAACTCGTGAGGACCACGCAGATACTATGAACCAGATTTATGCAGCCTACGCATCAGGTGTTGATGCTCGTGAGCTACAAAAAATCCTAGGTGATTCTGCTTTGTCAGATGCCGACCTAGCCTTTGCTAAATTTGCAAAAGCTTTCGAAGAAGAATACATCAACCAAGGCTATTATACAAATAGATCTATAGAAGAGACTTTGGATTTAGGATGGAAACTTCTAAAAATAATCCCAAGATCTGAACTAAAGAGAATAGACGACGCCTTGATAGAAAAATATATGGACTAG
- a CDS encoding V-type ATP synthase subunit D — MARLKVTPTRMNLNNLKERLATAKRGYKLLKDKQDELMRQFLELIRENKRLRVEVEKELSDSFASFLMASAFMSPEILEEAVSFPTQEVGVDITTANVMSVRIPKMEFKVSVNENASMFPYGYATTSAGLDSAIIKLNEVVDKLLSLAELEKTTQLMADEIESTRRRVNALEYRTIPDLEETIKYIRAKLEENERATISRLMKVKDIISKEA; from the coding sequence ATGGCAAGACTAAAAGTAACCCCAACTAGGATGAACCTAAACAACCTAAAGGAAAGACTAGCCACAGCCAAGAGGGGATACAAACTCCTAAAGGATAAACAAGATGAGCTTATGAGACAATTCTTGGAGCTTATCAGAGAAAACAAGAGACTTAGGGTAGAGGTAGAAAAAGAGCTTTCAGACTCCTTTGCCTCCTTCCTAATGGCATCAGCCTTTATGAGTCCAGAAATCCTCGAAGAAGCTGTAAGCTTTCCTACCCAAGAGGTGGGAGTTGATATAACAACTGCCAACGTCATGAGTGTTAGGATCCCTAAGATGGAATTTAAAGTTTCTGTAAATGAAAACGCATCAATGTTTCCATATGGTTATGCTACAACATCTGCAGGACTTGATAGTGCTATCATAAAGCTAAATGAGGTTGTAGATAAGCTTTTAAGCCTAGCTGAGCTAGAAAAAACAACCCAGCTTATGGCAGATGAGATAGAATCAACTAGACGTAGGGTAAACGCTCTAGAATATAGGACCATCCCAGATTTGGAAGAAACAATCAAATATATCAGAGCAAAACTAGAAGAAAACGAGAGAGCAACAATATCAAGACTGATGAAGGTCAAAGATATAATCTCCAAAGAAGCATAA
- the gltX gene encoding glutamate--tRNA ligase — protein MSEVRVRFAPSPTGYLHIGGLRTALFNYLYARHTGGKMLLRIEDTDRTRFVEGALENLLKALSWSGVEIDEGVMLDENGHVTEKGDFGPYIQSERVEKGIYNKYIDQLIEEGKAYYCFCSQERVDKVRDQMKADGLTPKYDGLCRSIPLEEAKKRVAAGEEYTVRLKLPKDYDISFDDRIKGKITFNTDDQDDQVLIKRDGYPTYHFAVVVDDHLMGITHVVRGDEWISSTPKHVYLYEAFGWDAPEYIHLPTVLNKDHKKYSKRNGDGMVEDFIEEGYMPEGLINFLSLLGWSPDSEEEIFTMEELAKQFDFDRVNKTGAVFDKKKLDWVNGHYVRELSPEKLAEDIKPYMVKSGLIGEDYDHDKLVLLAETWQSAIDKFSDAPELAKNYYLKSEDIAYDDEAKEAISTDEARTLFAAFLNHLDEVDEIDPDFAKSIMKTIQKETGIKGKNLWFPVRAAVTGSVHGPDLSNAFLIMGKDLVKDRLEFVRDNF, from the coding sequence ATGAGCGAAGTTAGAGTAAGATTTGCCCCATCACCAACAGGATATTTGCATATAGGAGGACTAAGAACAGCACTTTTCAACTACCTATACGCAAGACACACTGGTGGCAAAATGCTACTAAGGATAGAAGATACTGACAGGACCAGGTTTGTAGAGGGAGCCTTAGAAAACCTTTTGAAGGCCCTATCATGGTCTGGTGTAGAAATAGATGAAGGTGTAATGCTAGATGAAAATGGCCATGTGACCGAAAAGGGAGATTTTGGTCCTTATATTCAATCAGAAAGAGTAGAAAAAGGTATCTACAACAAATATATAGACCAACTGATAGAAGAAGGCAAGGCTTATTATTGCTTCTGTTCCCAAGAAAGAGTTGACAAGGTTAGAGACCAAATGAAAGCTGATGGTCTAACACCAAAATATGATGGACTTTGCCGTTCAATCCCACTAGAAGAAGCCAAAAAAAGAGTGGCAGCTGGTGAAGAATACACAGTTAGACTAAAACTACCAAAAGATTATGATATCTCCTTTGATGATAGGATCAAGGGCAAGATAACATTTAATACTGATGACCAAGACGACCAAGTTCTTATAAAAAGAGATGGCTATCCAACCTACCATTTTGCAGTCGTAGTAGATGACCATTTGATGGGAATAACCCATGTTGTTCGTGGAGATGAGTGGATATCATCAACACCAAAGCACGTTTACCTATATGAGGCCTTTGGTTGGGATGCTCCAGAATATATCCACCTACCAACAGTTTTAAACAAGGACCACAAAAAATATTCAAAGAGAAATGGCGATGGAATGGTAGAAGACTTCATCGAAGAAGGCTATATGCCAGAAGGCCTTATAAACTTCCTTTCTCTACTAGGCTGGTCACCAGATAGCGAAGAGGAAATATTTACCATGGAAGAATTGGCAAAACAATTTGACTTTGACAGGGTAAATAAAACTGGAGCAGTTTTTGATAAGAAAAAACTAGACTGGGTTAATGGCCACTATGTCAGAGAATTAAGCCCAGAAAAATTAGCAGAAGATATCAAACCATATATGGTAAAATCTGGTCTAATTGGCGAGGACTACGACCATGACAAATTAGTTCTCCTTGCAGAAACCTGGCAATCAGCTATAGACAAATTTTCTGATGCACCAGAGCTTGCTAAAAATTACTATCTAAAATCAGAAGATATAGCCTATGATGATGAGGCCAAAGAAGCCATATCTACAGATGAGGCTAGGACCCTCTTTGCTGCATTTTTAAACCACTTGGATGAGGTTGATGAGATTGACCCTGACTTTGCAAAATCAATCATGAAAACTATCCAAAAAGAAACAGGCATCAAGGGCAAAAACCTTTGGTTCCCAGTTAGAGCAGCAGTCACAGGGTCAGTTCACGGACCAGATTTATCAAACGCATTTTTGATCATGGGCAAGGACCTAGTCAAAGATAGACTTGAATTTGTAAGGGATAATTTTTAA
- the cysS gene encoding cysteine--tRNA ligase: MKIYNTLSRTKEVFKPIEEGKIKMYVCGPTVYDYMHIGNARPLVVFDTFRRFVRFIGYDVTYVVNFTDVDDKIIKKSIEEGITTKEVTDRYIDQYMIDAKALNIDEEHTIHPRATEVMADIIDFVKGLVDKGMAYESDGDVYFDVSKKSDYGKLSKKNLEDLVHGASQRLDDKDAGKKKNPADFTLWKASKLSGEVAWDSPWGAGRPGWHIECSAMNKKILGDTIDIHAGGEDLEFPHHENEIAQSEGLNDVTFANYWMHNGMIQVNGSKMSKSVGNFFTLDDIKKEFDLITIRFWLLTTSYRQPINFTKEIINQAQNSLDRLNNAYFRLEELVDLGEDRALNLEEESLIENLDAFKNRFIEVMSDDLNTADAITVLFDMAKFINTNLDKDSSKELIEKTLDLYKDFYEVLGLRPIKKSADVDEDFIKEKIEERKQAKKDKDFKKADAIRDELKEMGIILKDTREGTKWEIS; this comes from the coding sequence ATGAAAATATACAATACTCTTAGCAGAACTAAGGAAGTATTTAAACCAATAGAAGAAGGCAAAATCAAAATGTACGTCTGCGGGCCAACTGTCTATGACTATATGCACATAGGCAATGCCAGGCCCCTGGTAGTTTTTGATACCTTTAGACGATTTGTGCGATTTATAGGTTATGATGTGACCTATGTTGTAAACTTCACAGATGTAGATGATAAGATCATAAAAAAATCTATAGAAGAAGGTATCACTACAAAGGAAGTTACAGACCGCTATATAGATCAATACATGATAGATGCCAAGGCCCTAAATATAGATGAAGAGCACACAATCCATCCAAGGGCCACAGAGGTCATGGCTGATATAATCGACTTTGTAAAGGGATTAGTAGATAAGGGCATGGCCTATGAGTCAGATGGAGATGTCTACTTTGATGTGAGCAAAAAATCTGATTATGGCAAACTTTCAAAGAAAAACCTTGAAGACCTAGTCCACGGCGCTAGCCAGAGACTTGATGATAAGGACGCTGGCAAGAAAAAAAATCCAGCAGACTTTACCCTTTGGAAGGCCAGCAAACTTTCCGGTGAAGTCGCTTGGGATAGTCCATGGGGCGCGGGCAGACCTGGTTGGCATATAGAATGTTCGGCCATGAATAAGAAAATCTTGGGAGATACCATAGATATCCACGCCGGTGGAGAAGACTTGGAGTTTCCTCACCACGAAAACGAGATAGCCCAATCAGAAGGCCTAAATGATGTGACCTTTGCCAATTATTGGATGCACAACGGCATGATCCAGGTCAATGGGTCAAAGATGAGCAAGTCTGTAGGCAATTTCTTTACCCTTGATGATATCAAAAAAGAATTTGACCTAATCACTATCAGATTTTGGCTTTTGACAACTTCTTATAGGCAGCCGATAAATTTCACAAAAGAGATCATAAACCAGGCCCAAAATTCCCTAGATAGGCTAAACAATGCCTACTTTAGGCTAGAGGAACTCGTGGACCTCGGGGAGGATAGGGCCCTAAATTTAGAAGAAGAAAGCCTAATAGAAAATCTGGATGCTTTTAAAAATAGATTTATAGAAGTCATGAGCGATGACCTAAATACAGCTGATGCTATAACAGTTTTATTTGACATGGCCAAATTTATAAATACAAATCTAGACAAGGATTCTTCTAAGGAGCTAATCGAGAAAACCTTGGATCTTTATAAGGATTTCTACGAGGTTTTAGGCCTAAGACCAATAAAAAAATCAGCTGATGTAGATGAAGACTTTATAAAAGAAAAAATCGAAGAGAGAAAGCAAGCAAAAAAGGACAAGGACTTTAAAAAAGCTGATGCTATCAGAGATGAGCTTAAAGAAATGGGCATAATCCTCAAAGATACCAGAGAAGGCACCAAGTGGGAGATAAGCTAA
- the rlmB gene encoding 23S rRNA (guanosine(2251)-2'-O)-methyltransferase RlmB produces the protein MEKIYGRKPVLDTIDAGLKIYRAYIIKQDSKIIGQIIDKLSKKNIEINFVDKRFFDKIDMNHQGVMIEAESFKYKDLSDLENYKRLIILDQIEDPHNLGAIIRSAESFGFDGVIIPERRSASVTPIVYKTSAGAINNIDIIMVKNITRSIEEIKKAGFWVYGLAGEADSPINKTDLKGKIALVVGNEGKGVSRLVRENCDILINIPMKGFVNSLNASVASAIAMYEVLRQNGFE, from the coding sequence ATGGAAAAGATTTATGGGAGAAAACCAGTCTTAGATACAATAGATGCTGGCCTTAAAATCTACAGGGCCTATATTATAAAGCAAGACTCAAAAATAATTGGCCAAATTATAGATAAGTTATCTAAAAAAAATATAGAGATAAATTTTGTAGACAAGAGATTTTTTGATAAAATAGATATGAACCACCAAGGAGTAATGATCGAGGCAGAATCCTTTAAATACAAGGACTTATCAGACCTTGAAAATTACAAAAGACTGATAATCCTAGACCAAATCGAAGATCCTCACAACCTTGGTGCCATTATAAGAAGTGCCGAATCTTTTGGTTTTGATGGGGTCATCATACCAGAAAGAAGGTCAGCATCAGTCACTCCCATAGTTTACAAGACAAGTGCTGGAGCCATAAATAATATCGACATAATCATGGTCAAAAATATTACAAGATCCATAGAAGAGATAAAAAAAGCTGGATTTTGGGTTTATGGTTTGGCAGGAGAGGCTGATAGTCCAATAAATAAGACCGACCTAAAAGGCAAAATCGCCCTAGTCGTAGGCAACGAAGGCAAGGGAGTATCTAGACTTGTAAGGGAGAATTGTGATATACTTATAAATATACCTATGAAGGGTTTTGTAAATAGTCTTAATGCTTCAGTAGCCAGTGCCATAGCTATGTATGAGGTTTTAAGACAAAATGGCTTTGAATAA
- a CDS encoding NYN domain-containing protein, whose amino-acid sequence MALNKKNITFVDGYNVINKWSNLKDISRTNLAQARDTLIEEMAEYGVLAGEKIVIVFDAYNLDRLKETIEEKYSMKIVYTKRFQTADTYIERELARISRRHNVTVVTDDGAVQNMALTKGASRMTALELKGDLNSLRAKIRKKKQVNFNENFSAYPISKELKRKLDQIDLELDD is encoded by the coding sequence ATGGCTTTGAATAAAAAGAATATAACCTTTGTAGACGGATACAATGTCATAAACAAATGGTCCAACCTAAAAGACATATCAAGGACCAACCTAGCCCAGGCTAGGGATACCCTCATAGAGGAGATGGCAGAATATGGTGTCCTAGCGGGAGAAAAAATCGTGATTGTTTTTGATGCCTACAATCTTGATAGGCTAAAAGAAACGATCGAGGAAAAATATTCTATGAAAATAGTCTATACCAAGAGATTTCAGACTGCAGATACCTACATAGAAAGAGAGCTTGCAAGGATATCTCGCAGGCACAATGTGACAGTAGTCACAGATGATGGAGCGGTGCAAAATATGGCCCTTACAAAGGGAGCCAGTAGGATGACAGCCCTTGAGCTAAAAGGTGACCTAAATAGCCTGAGAGCAAAAATTAGGAAGAAAAAACAAGTTAATTTTAATGAAAATTTTTCGGCCTATCCCATATCCAAGGAGCTGAAAAGAAAACTTGATCAGATAGATTTAGAACTAGATGATTGA
- a CDS encoding sigma-70 family RNA polymerase sigma factor, with amino-acid sequence MGDNMDKINLKDKEIIEKLKDYLDSADMTDEELVEVLESLPEDQRDEIIEIISEDDDDDDFDDDLIGSAKKGVNTSLAPIKRKDMMKLSDLNNEEIVEQFQMGNQNALSALVEKNQGLVRSRASYFFRSHGNDLDLEDLVQSGMLGMIRAAEKFDLSLGYKFTTYAYKWIDKAIRKAINKEGHTIRIPAGKYLKLNKLKQILKANPEASDEEIYRILENEGINKKQADDLFLINRNQVNSTSLNINLDSEDSTGDELMDMVGDESTPVDMLILEKDMENFLMQALDQLTDREKQIIIYRYGLDNEKPKTLEQIGSIYDLSRERIRQIENQALGKLKDYSDSIG; translated from the coding sequence ATGGGTGATAATATGGATAAAATAAATTTAAAAGATAAAGAAATTATAGAAAAACTAAAAGATTACCTTGACTCGGCAGATATGACCGACGAAGAGCTTGTCGAAGTTTTGGAGTCTTTACCAGAAGATCAGAGAGATGAAATAATCGAAATAATTTCAGAAGACGATGATGATGACGATTTTGATGATGATCTAATAGGAAGTGCAAAAAAGGGAGTAAACACATCCCTTGCTCCTATCAAACGCAAAGACATGATGAAACTCTCAGACCTAAACAACGAGGAGATAGTAGAGCAGTTTCAAATGGGCAATCAAAACGCCCTATCTGCCCTGGTAGAAAAAAACCAAGGCCTTGTTAGGAGCCGTGCTTCATACTTTTTTAGGTCCCACGGCAACGACCTAGACTTAGAGGACTTAGTCCAATCAGGTATGCTAGGCATGATCAGAGCTGCAGAAAAATTTGACCTATCTCTAGGATATAAATTTACAACCTATGCCTACAAGTGGATAGACAAGGCTATCAGAAAGGCTATAAATAAAGAAGGTCACACAATCAGAATACCAGCAGGCAAATACCTAAAACTAAACAAACTAAAACAAATCCTAAAGGCAAATCCAGAAGCAAGTGATGAGGAGATCTACAGGATATTAGAAAACGAAGGCATCAACAAAAAACAAGCCGACGATCTATTTTTGATAAATAGAAACCAAGTCAACTCCACATCCCTAAATATCAACCTAGATAGCGAAGACTCAACAGGTGATGAGCTGATGGACATGGTAGGAGACGAATCGACTCCGGTAGATATGCTAATCCTCGAAAAGGATATGGAAAATTTCCTCATGCAGGCCCTAGACCAGCTTACAGACAGGGAAAAACAAATCATAATCTACAGGTACGGTCTAGATAACGAAAAACCAAAAACCCTAGAGCAAATAGGTTCAATTTATGACCTATCTCGTGAGAGAATAAGACAAATTGAAAACCAAGCCCTAGGCAAACTAAAAGACTATTCTGATTCTATAGGATAA
- a CDS encoding Crp/Fnr family transcriptional regulator, producing the protein MDIRDIKIFKNLSDEDLYLIRSKTEFIEKTYSKGEYVFRTGDKSGDLFYLIEGSINVYQIDYKGKRFIFQNFSKPTLFGEVYSYLEEPFDFDSECREDSKILIIKDFRKIFEPPCPESFLSSYINFLSKKCLALSKKNQITSQASLRQKIGKYLLENEKDDKVKLTMKREDLADYLSTTRPSLSRELSKMADEGIIELGSDYIRIKRKEDLDI; encoded by the coding sequence ATGGATATTAGAGATATAAAAATTTTCAAAAACCTATCAGATGAAGACCTTTATCTTATAAGATCTAAGACAGAATTTATAGAAAAAACCTACTCCAAAGGCGAGTATGTTTTTAGGACAGGAGATAAAAGTGGAGACCTTTTCTATCTCATAGAAGGTAGTATCAATGTCTACCAAATCGATTACAAGGGCAAGAGATTTATCTTCCAAAACTTTTCCAAACCTACACTTTTCGGTGAAGTCTACTCCTACCTCGAAGAGCCCTTCGACTTCGACTCTGAGTGTAGAGAAGACTCAAAAATCCTAATCATAAAAGATTTTAGGAAAATATTCGAACCCCCATGCCCAGAAAGTTTCTTAAGCTCCTATATAAATTTCTTATCAAAAAAATGCCTTGCCCTATCAAAGAAAAACCAAATCACCTCCCAAGCAAGTCTAAGGCAAAAAATCGGTAAATACCTATTAGAAAACGAAAAAGATGACAAAGTAAAACTAACAATGAAAAGAGAAGACTTGGCCGATTATCTGAGCACAACCAGACCATCCCTTTCTAGAGAGCTATCAAAAATGGCTGATGAGGGGATAATAGAGCTCGGATCAGACTATATTAGGATAAAGAGAAAAGAAGACCTTGATATATAA